Within Brachyhypopomus gauderio isolate BG-103 chromosome 4, BGAUD_0.2, whole genome shotgun sequence, the genomic segment gtgggtggcATGTAGAGTGAGTGgtatgtggtgtttgtgtgtagtaagtggtgtgtagtatgtggtctatgtgtgtatggtgagtggggtgtgtatgtggtcagtggtgtgtgtgcatggtgagtggggtgtgtgtgtggttagtggtgtgtgtgcatggtgagtggtgtgtgtgtgtggtcagtggtgtgtgtatatggtgagtggagtgtgtgtgtgtgtgtgtgtgtgtgtgtggtgagtggtgtgtgtatgtgtacagtgagtggtgtgtgtgtatggagagaggtgtttgtggtcagtggtgtgtgtatatggtgagtgttgtgtgtgtggtgagtggtgtgtgtgtatggtgagtgttgtgtgtatggtgagagttgtgtgtggtgagtggtgtgtatgtgtgtgtgtgtgtgtgtgtgtgtgtgtgtatggtgaatgaggtgtgtgtggtcagtggtATGTAGTGGTTTGTGATATGATAGTGTGAGGCTAAACAGGTTTTCTGCAATGATTCTCTAATATCTCACATTTCACATCTCTCACATCTCTCATCTGACTCTTCTCACATCTCTCATCTCTCACATTTCTCATCTCTCATCTCTCACATCTCACATCTCTCTCATCTGACTCATCTCacatctctcatctctctcatctCCCATCTCTCacatctctcatctctctcatctGACTCATTTCTCTCATCTCTCATATCTCTCATCTATCACATCTTTctcatctctcatctctctcctatCATCACTCATATCTCTCATTTCTGTCATCTCTCTCATCTCATGTCTCATCTGTCacatctctctcatctctcataTCTCATCTGTCACATCGCTCTCATTATTCTCATCTATCATCTCTCTCATTTGTCACATCTCTCATCTCTTTTATCTCTCATCTCTCATTTGGATGTTTTTGTTCCACAGATCTGTTGCCGCTGGACCTCCTTCAGTGGGTGCTtccggccagcagggggcagcagagcAGTGTGCGGATGGTGCAGTCACAGGGCTCCCGGGGAGTGCAGCTCTCTGGACCCCCCCACAGCCTGAGCTTCCCAGCAGCTCAACTGCTCCCCCACTGCAGGTTCTTCCCTGCTGAGTTCTCCATCGTCCTCACCCTGAAGATCCCACAGTTGCTCCGCAATGTGAGAGaataacactcacacacacacatacacacgcacacacacacacatgagtgtGTATTTGAAGCCTGGTGTTCTCCAGTGTAACGTGAGTGTGTTTGAAGCCTGGTGTGCTCCAGTGtaacgtgagtgtgtgtttgaagccTGGTGTGCTCCAGtgtattgtgagtgtgtgtttgaagccTGGTGTTCTCCACTGCtaacgtgagtgtgtgtttgaagccTGGTGTGCTCCAGTGTAACGTGAGTGTGTTTGAAGCCTGGTGTGCTCCAGTGtaacgtgagtgtgtgtttgaagccTGGTGTTCTCCAGTGtaacgtgagtgtgtgtttgaagccTGGTGTGCTCCAGtgtaatgtgagtgtgtgtttgaagccTGGTGTGCTCCAGTGtaacgtgagtgtgtgtttgaagccTGGTGTGCTCCAGtgtattgtgagtgtgtgtttgaagccTGGTGTGCTCCAGTGtaacgtgagtgtgtgtttgaagccTGGTGTGCTCCAGtgtaatgtgagtgtgtgtttgaagccTGGTGTGCTCCAGTGtaacgtgagtgtgtgtttgaagccTGGTGTGCTCCAGtgtattgtgagtgtgtgtttgaagccTGGTGTTCTCCACTGCtaacgtgagtgtgtgtttgaagccTGGTGTGCTCCAGTGTATTGTGAGTGTGTTTGAAGCCTGGTGTGCTCCAGTGTATTGTGAGTGTGTTTGAAGCCTGGTGTGCTCCAGTGtaacgtgagtgtgtgtttgaagccTGGTGTTCTCCAGTGtaacgtgagtgtgtgtttgaagccTGGTGTGCTCCAGtgtattgtgagtgtgtgtttgaagccTGGTGTGCTCCAGTGCTAACGTGAGCGTGTGTTTGAAGCCTGGTGTTCTCCAGTGCtaacgtgagtgtgtgtttgaagccTGGTGTTCTCCAGTGCtaacgtgagtgtgtgtttgaagccTGGTGTTCTCCAGTGCtaacgtgagtgtgtgtttgaagccTGGTGTTCTCCAGTGCtaacgtgagtgtgtgtttgaagccTGGTGTTCTCCAGTGCtaacgtgagtgtgtgtttgaagccTGGTGTTCTCCAGTGCtaacgtgagtgtgtgtttgaagccTGGTGTTCTCCAGTGCTAACGTGAGTGTTTGTTTGAAGCCTGGTGTTCTCCAGtgtattgtgagtgtgtgtttgaagccTGGTGTTCTCCAGTGCtaacgtgagtgtgtgtttgaagccTGGTGTTCTCCAGTGCtaacgtgagtgtgtgtttgaagccTGGTGTGCTCCAGTGCtaacgtgagtgtgtgtttgaagccTGGTGTTCTCCAGTGCtaacgtgagtgtgtgtttactgtgCAGGAGGACCAGTATGTCTTCACTCTTCTCCACACCGAGTCTGACCAACTTCTTGTTGGCATGCGTCTCTCCTACGACAAACTTCACTTCCTGCAACAGACACAGGGGGGTCACACCAAACGTGTGACATTCAGGGAAGTGGGAGTAGCCGATGGCCACTGGCACACGCTGGTCCTGGCAGTGACTGGACGCTACGTTGTCCTCACCGTGGACTGCAGTGTCCCCCTAGAGCTGTGAGTTACCATCAGCTTGACTGGGTGATGATTTCGTCTTTGTCTGGTGTTTGGGTTCAATCATTTACACTGTTTTATCTTCATCCCTCACACCCAGGCAGATGGAGAAGCCTTTTCCTGAGGATTTAGACACAAAAGGCTTCACATTCTTCATAGGCAGCAGGAGAAGACGGAACGGTTTGTTCTctgtaagggttagggttacggttagggttagggctaagattaaggttagggttatagtTAGGCAGCAGGAGGTGAAGGAGTGGTTTGTTCTCTAATATGGACAGCACACTGGAATGGTGGAGTTGCTTCATAGCAACACTTACTGTAAATAGGAACCAACACATTCATGTACTGAAATAGTTATAAACCCTTACAATCAATCAATAAACCATTATTATCAATTCCATCAATTATCATTcttcaaagaaaaatatttttcaaagaACTTTAAATATAGTGTTTAAAATGTATAGTGTTAAGTGATCTATGATTAAAATCACATCACAGTTTTATTACTGTAACTGATACATTTTTTGTGAATGTGCAATTCTGGCTCAGACTTTCAAAAATGTGAGCAGTGTATGTGTCACACAGTAGAACTGGAGTGACACCTGCTCACACTCCCATGTGCTGATGTGACTCGGTGTGCTGATGTGACATCACATGACATCACTTCCTCTCTCGGACTGTTAGGGGCTGATGCGACAGCTGGTTCTGTTCCCTGGTTCTGACGCATCCTCTCGACTCTGTCCTGCTTCTGACCCAAGACTGTCTGTCCTCCTGGTCCCCAAGGTTCTGTTACACCTACCAGTCAAACCGCCAGCCAACCAACTTCCTCTTTACCCCTACGGTAAGAAATTGGACTCAGACTGCTAGAAACAAGGTACAGTACTATACTACTTAAAACATGTAACCCATGTTACACCTGTAACACATATAAGACCTGTAACATTTATAGCGTACATAAATCTTAGAGGTGTCAAATCTGCTTCACATAAAAATATTGTTAACATGCAGAGACAAGTAATAATGGAGATAAGTAACAATGCACACGAGTAATAATGGAGACAAGTAATAATGGAGACGAGTAATAATGGAGACGAGTAACAATGGAGACAAGTAATAATGGAGACAAGTAATAATGGAAATGAGTAATAATGGACATGAGTAATAATGGAGATAAGTAACATTGGAGACAAGTAATAATGGAGATGAGTAACAATGGAGACGAGTAATAATGGAAATGAGTAATAATGGAAATGAGTAATAATGGACATGAGTAACAATGGAGACGAGTAACAATGGAGACGAGTAACAATGGAAATGAGTAATAATGGAAATGAGTAATAATGGACATGAGTAATAATGGAGACGAGTAATAATGGAAATGAGTAATAATGGACATGAGTAATAATGGAGATAAGTAACAATGGAGACAAGTAATAATGGAGATGAGTAATAATGGAAATGAGTAATAATGGACATGAGTAATAATGGAGATAAGTAACAATGCACACGAGTgccacgtagggctacgcccccctctccttgctgtcactccggtgttTCTGTCCCCCGTGTCCGTGCTATTCCTTGCcagtttatcccgccctgcttgtctgttgccctggtttcccctgtctgccacgcccttgttatcatcgtcctcacctgtgtctagttcaTGTCCCTGTATTTCCCTAGCCCCTTGTCGGTGATTGTGTTTCGGTACTCATTCaagtgtgttcatgtatgtattCATTCCAGTGTATTCTGGTTCTGTGTTCCCTGCCGTCATGAGTATTTCTTGTTTTCACTGCCCAGTCGCTCTGTGTTTTCTCTTCCCTGGTTCTTTTGTTTGTTCTGCGTTCTGCCCGTGTTTTATTTCTAGTATATCGTTCAGTCATTTCACTCCGTGTTTCATGTTCGACTCCCTCACTGATCTGACCTCCGCCTTTCTATTCGACCCTGATTTTGGAATTCCcttcattaaatctcgctctcctcagcgtttgtgtccgcctcctctcTCCACAGCGCGTGCTGGGTTACAACGAGTAATAATGGAGACGAGTAATAATGGAGACGATTAATAACAGAGATGAGTAATGATGGAGATGAGTAATGACAGAGATGAGTAATGAGAGATGAGTAGTAACAGAGATGAGTAATGACAGAGATGATGAAGATGAGTAATGACAACGAGTAAATAAGGTTTTTTGCCTTTTGAGGTGTTTAGTCAGTGCATTTTGGATTTACTAAATGGATGTGATTCTCTATATGCTGTGGCCTGCTCTGCCAGAGGTGCTGTGTTTACTCTGTAACTGCTATGAGTACAAATGGACTGTCTAACTTTACACTGGGATGTGAACAGCACCTTGATCTGCAGGTGAGTGGTGGATGTGAGCAGAAGACAGACAGGTGTAGAGGAGTGAGGGGTCTCACCGGGTCTCCATACTGTGGGAGATGCTGGCAAAGTTTGTACTGAGAAAGGCAGGGGGTTGCACAACCaaaacacatttgtaaaaacagtTTAACATCAAGATTTTACATATTATTGCTAAGGCACTGATTTTTGCCCAGCAGGGTTATGAACAAGGTTATGTGCAAGGTTaacccctgaccctgaccctgaccctgacccctgaccctgaccctatcCCTATCCATTATCCTGACCCTGATCCTTCCCCTatccctaaccctgaccctgaccctaacctcAGTACATTCACAGTTCATCTAATCAAACGAGCTGTTACCAGCAGCTCAAAAGATCAGAATAAATAGGATctttatgtctctctctccctttctcttcccCCTCCTCAATTAAATTCAAcaatgctttattggcatgaacgTAGTAATATACACTGTTGCCAAAGCAGTTAACAGAAAGCACGTAGGTATAAACATAATAAAGATAaaagacagtattatagacacaattataggtTGGAATATAACACTAGACATATTTACAGAGTTATTATTAATGAATAAAGTAttatctcatctctctctctccctctccccccatcttccccccccctcccatgcTCATAGAGGCGGAGGTGCGGGTGACTCTTACCCCGCCCCCCTGTGGCAGCTGGGCGGAGGGTCAGCTGTGGTTCAGCACACACCAGAGAGCTCTCTTCATATGTGATGGCAGCATCTGGATAACAATGCTGCATGGTCTGcatcttttacacacacacacacacacacacacacacacacacacacacacacacacacacacacacacactctctctctctctctctctctctcagacacacacacacacacactcacacacacacacacacacactctctctctctctctctctctctctctctctcactcacacacacacacactcacactgtatgTGATTTCCTAAATCATCTCTATGTCTCTGTGTAATGAATGCATTCTCcatagagaaagagaggctAGACTACCTGGAAGATCACCAGGAGCTCTTCACCAGCTCGGAGACGTTCGACATCGAGGTGTTCCACATCCCCACTCAGGGCCTTTTCATTGCCACCGCCAACCGTGACTCCAACCTTGGATCAGCCATTTACAGGTGGACAGACAGCAGGTTTGAGCGGTACCAGGACATCAGAACACACGGCGCACAGGCCTGGAGGTTCTTTACTGTGGGCAAAAAGGTTTGTGTCCTCTGCTCCTCTGTCTGCACAGTGAGAGATAAATAGGGTGAGATAAGCAGTGTAAGACAAACAACGAGCCCACTACACAGCATTTGTCTTGTCCTTCTTGTGGCTCTGCCTCTGATGAGACGGGTGTAGGTTTGATGTGTTGTAGTAACacatgagggtggtgcaggacgTGCCTTTAGGCTGATTTATAGCACAGCTGCTGTCAGAAGCAGTAAACTATAATGTACCAGAGACGTTCAGTTAGAGCAAAGAAGATGAGGGATGTGAAGGGCATGAACACCTGCTCCAAACACCCCTCCCCAGCTATCTGCCCCAGCTATCTGCCCCAGGTGGCTGCCCCAGGTGCTCGGGAGCTCTGAGCAGATGTAGAAGGGCTTTAACCCCAACCTTAAATTACTGAACACACAAGCTCATTAAACTCTGAAACTGTCATCACAATCATCTTTTGTATATAATCTGTTGCAAAACAGCCTTACActaaaaataaatgtatgtgtaaaacccATTTGAGTCTGTCAGACCCGTGTGTAACTGAGTCCTGTTTCAGGCCCGTGTGTAACTGAGTCCTGTATCAGGCCCGTGTGTAACTGAGTCCTGTTTCAGGGCCGTGTGTAACTGAGTCCTGTTTCAGGTCCGAGTGTAACTGCCAGTATTCTGCTGTGTTAGAGGTTCCTGGTGGTGGCCAACTCCAGAGCGCCCGGCTCTGGGAAGCAGGAGCTGTCGGTCCTGTATAAGTGGAGTGACAGGAAGCTGCGGTTTGTGGTGCACCAGACGCTGCAGACCCACAGCGCACGGGACTGGGAGGCGTTCCACATCCAGCACGACACCTTCCTCGCCGTGGCCAATCACAGACAAGGTGACGCTCCTGCTACACTGGCTCTGTGGTGTCTGGGCGGTGCCACTGTAGTGTATGAAGTAGTGTACTGTCAGGAGAGTGCTGTCTGTCAGGAGAGTGCTGTCTGTCAGGAGagtgctgtctgtgtgtgtgtgtgtgtgtgtgtgtgtgtgtgtgtgtgtgtgtgtgtgtattcaggtctgataagctgtgtgtgtgtattcaggtcTGATaagctgtgcgtgtgtgttgtggtctgataagctgtgtgtgtgtgttgtggtcggataagctgtgtgtgtgttgtggtcggataagctgtgtgtgtgttgtggtcggataagctgtgtgtgtgttgtggtcggataagctgtgtgtgtgttgtggtcgGATAAGCTGTGCGTGTGTTGTGGTCGggtaagctgtgtgtgtgttctggtctaataagcagtgtgtgtgtgtgtgtgtgtgtgtgttgtggtctgataagctgtgtgtgtgttctggtctGATAAGCTGTGTGCATGTTCTGGTCTGATAAGCTGTGTGCATGTTCTGGTCTgataagctgtgtgtgtgtgtgtgtgttcctgctgttGTGGGTTCAACCATGCAGCTCTGCCACTGATCAAAGCAGAAGGGACAAACATGACAGAGTTCTGTTCACACGGGACACAGCCCAGAAGGCCCCAACACCTGCACCAGCTGACAGCCCGGGCTGTCCATACAGATGCCTGAGCATAAAGAAGCCATCTAGCATTAGGGTGATGATGAGGGTAGTGATGAGAAGAATGTTTCAGTCATAGAGGAAAGACCCTGGTGCTCAGTGAAGACTTTAAATAAAtcctttaataataataataaacaacagaggtgggaccaagtcagtgttttgcaagtctcaagtaagtccaagtctttatcctcaagtcccgagtcaagtctcaagcaaagacagtcaagtcaagtcaagtctcgagtcaagacaggcaacagtcaagtcaagtcccaagtctgaaacttggaatttcaagtccttttgagtctttttttttttaaccaatgttgcaggtatattttaaatgtaaataatagacgtgttctttttttaaatctgtattctcctcaaatcttgataaaacatgtgcaactgaaaacacgaagtataaaaaaaaattaaattacacctctttattgcacagttcaatttgttaaaattagctgcaaaaatattcatactttaaactacaattttccagaaataaatattctgtgaaaaagtcataggTAGAACTCCATggtcaaataaaaagtgctgatattttcacagtacaatacaaagaaccataacagcatttttcccttttttttctaacagcatttttccctttttttctaacagcattttttctcttctcttatctggtttcttggagaacatgtgtgtccatgtgtgagtgacacaagacaaacaaatataagaactgaacaattaacaggaatcaggaatgcaactttagacatttcagtaaactattctgcattgcatttgcaaaagaccaaactggccaaaagtctgtatgttatttgtgcacgatgaggccgtagaatgatgtatgtccccatagctgaaaactcgctccacctttgtcaatatatttttttctcgacgtagatgtcttcaaatacacaatccatgctgagatagaactggatatgatggtgacagagagaggctctcttccccgagttcagatacagaacccagggttgccaactctcacgcattgagcgtgagacacacgcatttgaccgtcttcacacgctctcacgccacacatccgatttctcacgccgaaaaaaaaaatctagtttatttacctctgatccttatctatgattcaatgagttactagttcgctttggcaccaaccactggcgatcgatcgatcgcgatataatacttaatttgtgtccattttacaccccgcctggtaacaattcacgttcgctgaccccccaatttgattggttgtgctgcagctcatgcac encodes:
- the tspearb gene encoding thrombospondin-type laminin G domain and EAR repeat-containing protein produces the protein MIDLLMLLDCLILLCCIVSGHLAPWRPCTDLLPLDLLQWVLPASRGQQSSVRMVQSQGSRGVQLSGPPHSLSFPAAQLLPHCRFFPAEFSIVLTLKIPQLLRNEDQYVFTLLHTESDQLLVGMRLSYDKLHFLQQTQGGHTKRVTFREVGVADGHWHTLVLAVTGRYVVLTVDCSVPLELQMEKPFPEDLDTKGFTFFIGSRRRRNGLFSGLMRQLVLFPGSDASSRLCPASDPRLSVLLVPKVLLHLPVKPPANQLPLYPYEAEVRVTLTPPPCGSWAEGQLWFSTHQRALFICDGSIWITMLHEKERLDYLEDHQELFTSSETFDIEVFHIPTQGLFIATANRDSNLGSAIYRWTDSRFERYQDIRTHGAQAWRFFTVGKKRFLVVANSRAPGSGKQELSVLYKWSDRKLRFVVHQTLQTHSARDWEAFHIQHDTFLAVANHRQGEMNHNIDSVIYKWNLNTEMFEVNQTVPTSGAYDWEFFTIGPYYFLVVANTFNGKSTDINSAIYIWAGDSFQPHQFIMTSGAVDWEMFQIGGRFFLAVANSQRLDGAGSVLYTINSTIYELNITSQRFVKFQDITTSSALDWEFFTVGDDQFLVVANSYDGTSYSLNSVLYRWQGYEGFVPVHSLRTNGCRDWEFFRAAGSSYLVSSSARSALSRVLKLKTS